A genome region from Gloeocapsa sp. DLM2.Bin57 includes the following:
- a CDS encoding metal ABC transporter substrate-binding protein has protein sequence MKLFTSLVVGLTLLGISVTGCQSETIPSDKILVVSTNTIIADLTETIGGEAIEHRGILKPGDDPHLYEPVPRDVALIEKADLIIYNGYNLEPALIRLIEATGIQAQKLAVGERVPPLEIDEEGNKVPDPHVWGNAANGIIMVNAIRDTLIALSPENAAEFTANAAQLTAELEELHEWIKAQIATIPEEQRFLITTHDAFGYYAQAYDIPVAGTLIGISTEEQPSAQTLQNLVTEIKTLGVKAIFAETTINPSLIATVASEAGVKLAPGKLYSDSLGIPGSEADTYIKMLKTNTLTIVEALTHDN, from the coding sequence ATGAAACTATTTACTTCCTTAGTAGTAGGGCTAACTTTACTAGGAATCTCTGTAACGGGTTGTCAAAGTGAAACTATCCCCTCAGATAAAATCCTGGTTGTCTCCACCAATACGATTATCGCTGACTTAACTGAAACGATTGGGGGAGAAGCGATCGAACATAGGGGAATCCTTAAACCAGGAGATGACCCCCATTTGTATGAACCAGTACCTAGAGACGTAGCATTAATCGAAAAAGCTGACTTGATTATCTATAACGGTTATAACCTTGAACCCGCTTTAATCAGACTTATCGAAGCAACGGGAATACAAGCACAAAAATTAGCCGTAGGAGAAAGAGTACCCCCCTTAGAAATCGATGAAGAAGGTAATAAAGTTCCTGATCCTCACGTTTGGGGAAACGCAGCTAATGGTATAATCATGGTTAACGCCATTAGAGATACTCTGATCGCTTTATCTCCTGAAAATGCTGCAGAATTTACCGCTAATGCAGCGCAACTCACCGCAGAATTAGAAGAACTCCACGAATGGATTAAAGCACAAATCGCTACCATTCCCGAAGAGCAACGCTTTTTAATTACCACTCATGATGCTTTTGGCTATTATGCCCAAGCTTATGATATACCAGTAGCAGGTACTCTGATTGGTATCAGCACCGAAGAACAACCTAGCGCTCAAACTCTGCAAAATCTAGTCACAGAAATCAAAACTCTAGGGGTAAAAGCGATTTTTGCTGAAACCACTATTAACCCTAGTTTAATTGCAACCGTCGCTAGTGAAGCGGGAGTAAAATTAGCCCCAGGTAAACTCTATTCTGACTCTCTGGGTATTCCAGGGAGTGAAGCTGATACCTATATCAAAATGCTCAAAACTAATACCCTTACCATCGTAGAAGCGCTAACCCATGACAACTAA
- a CDS encoding fimbrial protein, whose product MTTNLTLNESETLLSTIEQLKTTSQAKLGAPLTDVGLNPTDAAKIESLAQSLEAKNPYLYPLLYKPELLNGVWLLHYSTSREIRSLTRLKFGFQVAKVYQVIDVASNSFLNQAFVEHKLGLLSGFVLVTAVFAAAKNDSGLPDNKLNIQFLKRYLAITKLAGVSTPKLTPFKEVDARNPQGRIPTFTITYLDEFLRIGRGGDGGLYVLSKSQDNLFMNLGAEKREMRELRIKNEAIL is encoded by the coding sequence ATGACAACTAATCTTACTCTCAACGAATCAGAAACTCTCCTCTCTACTATCGAACAATTAAAAACTACTAGTCAAGCTAAATTAGGTGCACCCTTAACCGATGTAGGCTTAAACCCAACAGATGCAGCTAAAATCGAATCTTTAGCCCAAAGTTTAGAGGCTAAAAACCCTTATCTCTATCCTCTGTTATATAAACCAGAACTACTCAATGGGGTTTGGTTATTACACTATTCTACTTCCCGAGAAATTCGCTCTTTGACTCGTTTAAAATTCGGTTTTCAAGTAGCTAAAGTTTATCAAGTTATTGACGTTGCTTCTAATTCTTTCTTAAATCAAGCTTTTGTTGAACATAAACTCGGTTTACTATCAGGATTTGTCTTAGTTACCGCTGTTTTTGCCGCAGCTAAAAATGATTCTGGTTTACCCGATAATAAGTTAAATATTCAATTCTTAAAACGTTATCTAGCTATTACTAAATTAGCAGGTGTTTCTACTCCTAAATTGACCCCTTTTAAGGAAGTAGATGCTCGTAACCCCCAAGGCAGAATACCCACTTTTACCATTACTTATTTAGATGAATTTCTGCGCATTGGTAGAGGTGGTGATGGTGGTTTATATGTTCTTTCTAAATCTCAAGATAATTTATTTATGAACCTAGGCGCAGAGAAGAGGGAAATGCGCGAATTAAGAATTAAGAATGAGGCAATACTTTGA